A genomic stretch from Puntigrus tetrazona isolate hp1 chromosome 6, ASM1883169v1, whole genome shotgun sequence includes:
- the zc3h10 gene encoding zinc finger CCCH domain-containing protein 10, producing MPDRDSAYLAGGGGGGSGTGLGTGVGDEGGSGTGGEGRATGVGGAAGCSGGNGGPGVMGGGGALGNGAFGSGLGLDGVCRDFLRNVCKRGKRCRFRHPDFNEVPDLGVQKNEFIFCHDHQNKECVRTNCRFVHGSKEDEDYYKKTGELPLRLRGKVAAGLGLSPTDLPLSRGEVPICRDYLKGECQRGNKCKFRHVRKDYEYEAPSRGGVGCMMGVTGGVSGMVNAGGGGAGGVGGACGGMSGLVGGGVGNYMGMGCPSMGGCREQGMSGGGGGSLSSCMSMGTVGHRRYDRGPCSVYDPLFENGMFEAGPVEAPVDHTALQLKRRRLEGLRLTDGTAGGHYDLGVQTTLSTRPLEYRLLEEENALLRKRVEELKKQVSNLIATNEVLLEQNAQFRSQAKVMTLSSTPAPSEQSLAPPVGSVSSYNHGIAQTHTTLSSAGLQPRPVTQQDLVAPSGAPTAPPANAAPPTAPPPHLNPDPISAALAQTIAQGMAPPVSMAPVAVSVAPVAVSMAQPLPGITMSHATTPMVSYPIASQSMRITTLPH from the exons ATGCCTGACCGGGATAGCGCCTACCTGGCAGGTGGCGGCGGGGGTGGCAGCGGTACGGGGCTGGGCACCGGGGTCGGGGACGAAGGGGGGTCCGGGACGGGTGGAGAGGGTAGAGCGACAGGGGTTGGCGGCGCAGCCGGCTGCTCGGGAGGTAACGGGGGTCCCGGAGTCATGGGAGGCGGCGGGGCTTTAGGAAATGGCGCTTTTGGCTCCGGTTTGGGACTGGACGGCGTATGCCGGGATTTTTTGAGGAACGTGTGCAAGCGCGGCAAACGCTGCCGCTTCCGGCATCCAGACTTCAACGAGGTTCCCGATTTGGGCGTGCAGAAGAACGAGTTCATCTTCTGCCACGACCACCAGAACAAAGAGTGCGTGCGCACCAATTGCAGATTCGTGCACGGCTCGAAGGAAGACGAGGACTATTATAAGAAAACCGGAGAGCTTCCGCTTCGGCTGAGGGGGAAGGTGGCGGCCGGGTTGGGGTTGTCTCCGACCGACCTCCCTTTGAGTCGCGGAGAGGTGCCTATTTGCAGGGACTACCTGAAAGGAGAGTGCCAGCGGGGCAATAAGTGCAAGTTCCGGCACGTCAGGAAGGATTATGAGTATGAAGCCCCGTCCCGGGGTGGAGTCGGGTGTATGATGGGCGTCACCGGTGGCGTCAGCGGGATGGTGAACGCCGGCGGCGGTGGAGCGGGAGGTGTGGGTGGTGCCTGCGGCGGGATGTCTGGCCTCGTTGGCGGAGGTGTTGGTAACTACATGGGTATGGGGTGTCCCAGCATGGGCGGCTGCAGAGAGCAGGGCATGTCGGGTGGAGGAGGGGGCTCGTTGAGCAGCTGCATGTCGATGGGAACGGTGGGTCATCGGCGGTACGACAGGGGCCCTTGCTCCGTCTACGACCCTCTGTTTGAGAATGGCATGTTTGAAGCGGGGCCGGTGGAGGCGCCTGTCGACCACACGGCCCTCCAGCTGAAGAGACGGCGCTTGGAGGGGCTGCGGTTGACCGACGGGACCGCTGGGGGACATTATGACCTGGGGGTTCAGACCACCCTCTCGACCCGGCCGTTAGAGTACCGCTTACTGGAGGAGGAGAACGCCCTGCTGAGGAAAAGAGTGGAGGAGCTGAAGAAACAG GTGTCCAATCTCATAGCCACCAACGAGGTGCTCCTGGAGCAGAACGCTCAGTTCCGGAGCCAGGCCAAAGTGATGACGCTGTCCTCCACCCCCGCTCCGTCTGAGCAGAGTCTGGCGCCCCCTGTCGGTTCGGTCAGCTCCTACAACCATGGCATCGCCCAGACGCACACCACCCTGAGCAGCGCCGGTCTGCAGCCCCGTCCCGTCACGCAGCAGGACCTGGTGGCCCCGTCCGGAGCTCCGACCGCCCCCCCGGCCAACGCGGCGCCCCCTACAGCACCCCCCCCGCACCTGAACCCCGACCCCATCTCTGCCGCCCTCGCTCAGACTATCGCCCAGGGAATGGCGCCGCCCGTTTCCATGGCGCCTGTGGCGGTTTCGGTCGCACCGGTCGCTGTGTCGATGGCACAGCCTCTGCCGGGCATCACGATGAGCCACGCGACCACACCGATGGTGTCCTATCCCATCGCCAGTCAGAGTATGAGGATCACAACCTTGCCTCATTAG